The following nucleotide sequence is from Raphanus sativus cultivar WK10039 unplaced genomic scaffold, ASM80110v3 Scaffold3444, whole genome shotgun sequence.
GTGTGGATTGTATTGTTTATGCAAGATCCAAACAATCCCTAAAAATATAGACATAAACAAAATCTCATTGTTAATCCCTAATTGCATTCATAGTGTCTAGGAACACACATCAACCCATAGTTATAATCTCACCGAGCAAACGATTGATACTAAAGCTATATTTGGTTTTATCTTCCATGTACTCAAGTCACTCCCTTCAGTGAACAACGTGACCAGCCCGGTCCAAAAGCTCACTCCAAAGCTATAATAGCAAACAACGGTGAACTCGGATGGATACTCTCTCATGATTTGagtctacaaaaaaaatattaagatcaATAAGatgcataaaacaaaaaaatatatagatagaaGTAAACTATGTATGCAAATAATGTCTATTAAAGTCAGACCTGGACAATGTACCACAACGGAACCATGAAGTACTCAACGGCAAGGAAAGCCGCACCAATGATCCAATCATGGTTAGGCGACTGTGATCGTAGAGAAATGGATGGTGGTGACATAGCGATCACCACAGGACCATTGTAAAGAGTCACAATAAATGCTCCCCCAATGGAAACTACGGTTCCTAACATTTTAGCCACACTACTTGTTCTCTTGAATGATACACTCTCCATCCTAACACCAAACTCCGAAGAAATCAACAAATGATGCCCCATGGGCTGAATATGAAGGCCTAAATATGCCTCATGGGCCGAGGGTGTTTTAGGAAATTGATAGTGTAAAGGAATATTATAGGAGGATAATAAACCTGAAAAGGATGGCCAGCAAGAAGGTAAACGCAGGAGTGAGGTTGCTGATTGCAGAAGCTAGTGTTGGAGAGCTATAGTTAATCCCCGTGTATCCCATTATGTTTGAGCAgcatctatattattttaacaccattttattaacttatttataaaacaaaatagtacTATTAGATTTCGATTATTACGAAGATGAAAGCATCcccttttaaaaatatataaaaggaatttattaaaaaggaaaaacaaaagaaaatgggGTAGATTTTGCAGTACAGTTTGCTATAATTAGTACATGTCCTTTGTTCATCCCCATTATGTTCAAACAGAATCTATATtaattagagtttttttttaaataaattgatCTATATAACTATGGAATAAGTTCCGGTTATTacgtttgaacaaaaaaaaagtaccgGTTATTACGAAGATATGAAATCATGAAAATGAAGCttcaacaataaataaataaataaataaataaatagaggaaaataaaaaatagcgTTAGATTTTTGCAGAACAGTTGCAGCTTTTGGGAGCAACTTTTAGCCAAGTATCTCTAACATAAAGAAAAATCTGAGAATTTGAGGAACTCTCATGCAAATAATTTCTAATTGCTTAAAAATAcggaaattaaaaataaaaaactttaccCAATTAACCCAAGAAGCACGACTTTGTAGAGAATTGAGAAATTCATCGGTGGAAGCGTTCTTGATCTGACAAATTAAACAAAACCCCATCAATCTATTtcaagaaaaagataaaaacttCAGCTCAAAGTGGTAAAGATCGGATCAAATTAGTAAGGGGAGAAAGAAACTCTAATCTAACCTGTaggagaagaaaagagaaggaAGTAGAAGAAGAGCAGCAAGACCGTAAGAGTAAACGATGAAGACATGGAAACTCATGCCTTGTAAAGTAGCTGCCTTGAACAAAGTGTTTAAACCCACGTTGGCACATTCCATTATTACCAGCGCCGTCACCGGCAACACCTCTCTCTGAAAATATTTTCGCGTCATCTCTACTCTCTCGGCTCTTCTCTCTTCCGCTCTCTGATTTTATTTGTGTAGATGTGGAGTTTCGAAGAAGTGAGAAACAGAGtcgttctgtttttttttcttgggggAAGAAAGTGCTAATAGTGTGAGTGGGTGAATGTTAGTTTTTCAGGCAAATGTGTACTTACGCACACTTGTGAATGAAGTGAAGCGGACGTGGAACATGCTGACACGTTGTACATGGG
It contains:
- the LOC130506594 gene encoding WAT1-related protein At3g28050; this translates as MTRKYFQREVLPVTALVIMECANVGLNTLFKAATLQGMSFHVFIVYSYGLAALLLLPSLFFSYRSRTLPPMNFSILYKVVLLGLIGCCSNIMGYTGINYSSPTLASAISNLTPAFTFLLAILFRMESVSFKRTSSVAKMLGTVVSIGGAFIVTLYNGPVVIAMSPPSISLRSQSPNHDWIIGAAFLAVEYFMVPLWYIVQTQIMREYPSEFTVVCYYSFGVSFWTGLVTLFTEGSDLSTWKIKPNIALVSIVCSGLFGSCINNTIHTWALRIKGPLFVAMFKPLSIAIAVAMGVIFLRDSLYIGSLIGATVITMGFYTVMWGKAKEVALVEDDNKANNEDANEADLDSPPGSQKAPLLESYKNDEHV